From Streptomyces sp. SAI-135:
GGACATCCCGCGGGTCATCGCGCAGGCCTTCCACATCGCCTCCACCGGCCGTCCGGGACCGGTCCTGGTCGACATCGCCAAGGACGCGCTCCAGGCGAAGACGACCTTCTCCTGGCCGCCCGTCATGGACCTGCCCGGCTACCGCCCGGTGACCAAGCCGCACGCCAAGCAGATCCGCGAGGGCGCCAAGCTGATCACCCAGGCCAAGCGGCCCGTCCTCTACGTCGGCGGCGGTGTCATCAAGGCCGGCGCCACCGCCGAGCTGAAGGTCCTCGCGGAACTCACCGGAGCTCCCGTCACCACCACCCTGATGGGGCTCGGCGCATTCCCCGACAGCCACCCGCTGCACGTGGGAATGCCGGGCATGCACGGTTCGGTCACCGCCGTCACCGCGCTGCAGAAGGCCGACCTGATCGTCGCCCTCGGTACCCGTTTCGACGACCGTGTCACCGGCAAGCTGGACAGCTTCGCCCCGCACGCCAAGATCGTCCACGCCGACATCGACCCGGCCGAGATCGGCAAGAACCGCGCCGCCGACGTGCCGATCGTCGGGGACGCCCGCGAGGTCATCGCGGACCTGATCCAGGCCGTCCAGAAGGAGCACAGCGAGGGCCACCAGGGCGACTACACCGCCTGGTGGAAGGACCTGTCCCGCTGGCGCGAGACCTACCCGCTCGGCTACGACCTGCCCGCCGACGGCTCGTTGTCCCCGCAGCAGGTCATCGAGCGGATCGGGCAGCTCGCCCCGGAGGGCACGATCTTCGCGGCGGGCGTCGGCCAGCACCAGATGTGGTCCGCGCACTTCATCCAGTACGAGAAGCCGGCCACCTGGCTGAACTCCGGCGGCGCCGGAACCATGGGCTACGCGGTCCCGGCCGCGATGGGCGCCAAGGCCGGCGTGCCGGGCAACACGGTCTGGGCGATCGACGGCGACGGCTGCTTCCAGATGACCAACCAGGAACTGACCACCTGCGCCCTGAACAACATCCCGATCAAGGTCGCCATCATCAACAACGGCGCTCTCGGGATGGTCCGCCAGTGGCAGACCCTCTTCTACAACCAGCGCTACTCCAACACCGTGCTGCACAGCGGCCCGGAGGACATCAACCCGGACGCGAAGGGCACGCGCGTGCCGGACTTCGTGAAGCTGTCCGAGGCGATGGGCTGCGTGGGCCTGCGCTGCGAGCGCCCGGAGGACCTGGACAAGGTCATCGAGGAGGCGAACTCCATCAACGACCGTCCCGTCGTCGTCGACTTCATCGTCCACGAGGACGCGATGGTGTGGCCGATGGTCGCCGCCGGCACCTCCAACGACGAGATCATGGCCGCCCGGGACGTCCGCCCCGACTTCGGCGACAACGAAGACGACTGAGAGCCGTAAAGGAAGCAGACCATGTCCAAGCACACGCTCTCCGTCCTGGTGGAGAACACCCCGGGCATCCTGGCCCGGATCGCCGCCCTGTTCTCGCGCCGCGGCTTCAACATCGACTCGCTCGCGGTCGGTGTCACCGAGCACCCCGAGATCTCCCGGATCACGATCGTGGTCAGCGTGGTCGACGAACTGCCGCTGGAGCAGGTGACCAAGCAGCTCAACAAGCTCGTCAACGTCCTGAAGATCGTCGAACTTGAGCCGGGTTCCGCGGTGCAGCGCGAACTCGTTCTGGTGAAGGTGCGCGCCGACAACGAGACGCGCTCCCAGATCGTCGAGATCGTCCAGCTGTTCCGCGCCAAGACCGTCGACGTCTC
This genomic window contains:
- a CDS encoding acetolactate synthase large subunit yields the protein MTEQATGAHPQPRPRSGGQQSAPEHVTGAQSLIRSLEEVGAETVFGIPGGAILPAYDPLMDSTRVRHVLVRHEQGAGHAATGYAQATGKVGVCMATSGPGATNLVTPIADAHMDSVPLVAITGQVASKAIGTDAFQEADIVGITMPITKHNFLVTKAEDIPRVIAQAFHIASTGRPGPVLVDIAKDALQAKTTFSWPPVMDLPGYRPVTKPHAKQIREGAKLITQAKRPVLYVGGGVIKAGATAELKVLAELTGAPVTTTLMGLGAFPDSHPLHVGMPGMHGSVTAVTALQKADLIVALGTRFDDRVTGKLDSFAPHAKIVHADIDPAEIGKNRAADVPIVGDAREVIADLIQAVQKEHSEGHQGDYTAWWKDLSRWRETYPLGYDLPADGSLSPQQVIERIGQLAPEGTIFAAGVGQHQMWSAHFIQYEKPATWLNSGGAGTMGYAVPAAMGAKAGVPGNTVWAIDGDGCFQMTNQELTTCALNNIPIKVAIINNGALGMVRQWQTLFYNQRYSNTVLHSGPEDINPDAKGTRVPDFVKLSEAMGCVGLRCERPEDLDKVIEEANSINDRPVVVDFIVHEDAMVWPMVAAGTSNDEIMAARDVRPDFGDNEDD
- the ilvN gene encoding acetolactate synthase small subunit — encoded protein: MSKHTLSVLVENTPGILARIAALFSRRGFNIDSLAVGVTEHPEISRITIVVSVVDELPLEQVTKQLNKLVNVLKIVELEPGSAVQRELVLVKVRADNETRSQIVEIVQLFRAKTVDVSPEAVTIEATGSSDKLSAMLKMLEPFGIKELVQSGTIAIGRGARSITDRSLRALDRSA